A genomic segment from Clostridium pasteurianum BC1 encodes:
- the bioC gene encoding malonyl-ACP O-methyltransferase BioC — protein sequence MIDKQQVKLHFSKNASNYNQYTHVQKNMRDILIDFMLQSNKDNLKIKNILEIGCGTGYLTTALVDLFPLAHITAVDIAPGMIAEIKSKFKNDSIDFICGDIEEIDINTTYDIIISNATFQWFNHMPLTLRKLYNSLNKNGILCFSTFGRYTFNELNECFEKAKQTMSIKEPIYSGQSFHSLNELHTMCKNTIRNKNSNNEILVESKELFEYEYFNDCRDFFYSIKKIGANNSNKDGRCTSPAFMRKVINLYNKNFRENNRVKATYHCLFYKMIKESVK from the coding sequence ATGATTGATAAACAACAAGTAAAACTTCATTTTAGTAAAAATGCTTCAAATTATAATCAATATACTCATGTACAAAAAAATATGAGAGATATTTTAATAGATTTTATGCTGCAGAGTAATAAAGATAACCTTAAAATTAAAAATATTTTAGAAATTGGTTGTGGGACAGGATATCTAACTACTGCATTAGTAGATCTTTTCCCTCTTGCACATATAACTGCTGTTGATATTGCACCTGGAATGATTGCTGAAATAAAGTCTAAATTTAAAAATGACTCTATAGATTTTATTTGTGGAGATATAGAAGAGATAGACATTAATACTACTTATGATATTATTATTTCGAATGCCACATTTCAATGGTTTAATCATATGCCACTAACACTAAGGAAATTATATAACTCATTAAATAAAAACGGTATACTTTGCTTTTCTACATTTGGCCGTTATACCTTTAATGAATTAAATGAATGTTTTGAAAAAGCAAAACAAACAATGTCCATAAAAGAGCCCATATATTCCGGACAGTCTTTTCATAGTTTAAATGAATTGCATACAATGTGTAAAAATACTATAAGAAATAAAAATAGCAATAATGAAATTTTAGTAGAAAGCAAAGAACTATTTGAATATGAGTATTTTAATGATTGTAGAGATTTTTTTTATTCCATTAAGAAAATTGGTGCCAATAATAGTAATAAAGATGGCAGATGTACTTCACCAGCTTTTATGAGAAAAGTAATTAATCTTTATAATAAAAATTTCAGAGAAAATAATAGAGTGAAAGCTACTTACCATTGCTTATTTTATAAAATGATAAAAGAGAGTGTAAAATAA
- a CDS encoding alpha/beta fold hydrolase, translated as MNKPYLIMLPGWGMKSSVFEKINEFLSMNFQLISIEWDNIHSIDEFKQRIIKVIEQKQLTYFSLLGWSLGSLVAQEIALDASWNINNVILIGGTSCFVQHKEDEYNIGWNKRIVERMKFQLNRNPKETLLNFNSAMFSKVEKQKKYDIQFLRIIKDSIEDQSINSLILGLDYLIEKDLRNRLVDINIPLLIIHGEEDSICPLESAVYIKNMVSHCHIKIIKQAGHIPFFTNASDCYNAICEFIL; from the coding sequence ATGAATAAGCCATATTTAATTATGCTGCCTGGTTGGGGAATGAAAAGTTCTGTTTTTGAAAAAATCAATGAGTTTTTATCAATGAATTTTCAATTAATATCTATTGAATGGGATAACATTCATTCAATAGATGAATTTAAACAAAGGATAATAAAAGTTATAGAACAAAAACAACTTACCTATTTTTCTTTATTAGGATGGTCATTAGGATCATTGGTCGCTCAAGAGATCGCACTGGATGCTTCTTGGAATATTAATAACGTAATTCTAATTGGAGGTACAAGCTGTTTTGTTCAACATAAAGAAGATGAATACAATATAGGTTGGAATAAAAGAATTGTAGAAAGAATGAAGTTTCAGCTTAATAGAAATCCTAAAGAAACATTACTTAATTTTAATAGTGCTATGTTTTCAAAAGTAGAAAAGCAAAAGAAATATGATATTCAATTTCTACGGATTATAAAAGATAGCATTGAAGATCAATCCATAAACTCTTTAATATTAGGACTAGATTATTTAATAGAAAAAGATTTAAGAAATAGATTAGTAGACATAAATATACCTTTATTAATAATTCATGGTGAAGAAGATAGTATATGTCCTTTAGAATCTGCCGTATATATAAAAAACATGGTAAGTCATTGCCATATAAAAATAATAAAACAGGCAGGACATATTCCATTCTTTACAAATGCTAGTGATTGTTACAATGCTATATGTGAATTTATCCTATAA
- the bioF gene encoding 8-amino-7-oxononanoate synthase, with the protein MNYITEKLRKIKEKGLYRELRYIETSQSPRVKIEGKDFILLGSNNYLGLCDDFRLKKAAINAINLYGVGSGGSRLTTGSFDIHKALEEKIAFFKGAEASLIFNTGYMANVGIITALCNKSWVIFGDRLNHASIIDGCRLSGSKLIRYKHCDMNDLLNKINKYKGSNNLIVTDGVFSMDGDIAPLPDIVKIAKEHSIMTMVDDAHATGVLGKNGSGTSSYFQLHNKIDIMVGTLSKAVASEGGYVAGKKDLINYLKNCARSFIYSTALSPSTIAVSIKALEIIEKDEGRRVNLLKMSSWFQNELKTAGFDVMKTETPIIPIMIGEADKAVEFSKSLLNEGIYIPAIRPPSVPKGTSRLRLSLMATHTKQDLEEVLIKMKFIGKKLNIIGG; encoded by the coding sequence ATGAACTATATAACAGAAAAACTTAGAAAAATCAAAGAAAAAGGATTATATAGAGAACTTAGATACATTGAAACATCACAATCCCCTAGGGTTAAAATTGAAGGAAAAGATTTCATACTTTTAGGTTCAAATAACTATTTAGGTCTTTGTGATGATTTTAGGTTAAAAAAAGCTGCCATTAATGCAATCAATTTATATGGTGTTGGTTCGGGTGGCTCTAGGTTAACTACAGGAAGTTTCGATATACATAAAGCTTTGGAGGAAAAAATAGCATTTTTTAAAGGTGCTGAAGCAAGTTTAATTTTTAATACAGGATATATGGCTAATGTAGGTATTATTACGGCCTTATGTAATAAAAGCTGGGTAATTTTTGGTGATAGATTAAATCATGCAAGTATTATTGACGGATGCCGTTTAAGCGGTTCAAAACTTATTAGATACAAGCATTGCGATATGAACGATTTACTAAACAAAATAAATAAGTATAAAGGAAGTAACAATTTAATTGTAACAGATGGTGTATTTAGTATGGATGGAGATATAGCTCCATTGCCAGACATTGTAAAAATTGCAAAAGAACACAGTATAATGACAATGGTAGATGATGCTCATGCTACAGGTGTTTTAGGTAAAAATGGATCTGGTACATCTTCCTATTTTCAATTACATAATAAAATTGATATTATGGTGGGAACATTAAGTAAAGCTGTTGCTTCGGAAGGAGGATATGTAGCTGGTAAAAAAGATTTAATTAATTACTTAAAAAACTGCGCCAGAAGCTTTATCTATTCTACAGCTTTATCGCCTAGTACTATCGCTGTTTCTATCAAAGCATTAGAAATTATTGAAAAAGATGAGGGAAGAAGAGTTAATTTATTAAAAATGTCTAGCTGGTTTCAAAATGAACTTAAAACAGCAGGCTTTGATGTAATGAAAACAGAAACTCCCATTATTCCTATTATGATTGGTGAAGCAGATAAAGCTGTTGAATTTAGTAAAAGCTTATTAAATGAAGGTATATATATACCAGCTATTCGTCCCCCTTCTGTGCCTAAAGGTACAAGCCGTTTAAGACTCTCTTTGATGGCAACCCATACAAAGCAAGATTTAGAAGAAGTATTAATAAAAATGAAATTTATTGGGAAAAAATTAAATATTATTGGAGGTTAA
- a CDS encoding NUDIX hydrolase codes for MNNYILKLRKIVGQRPLIQCGACIIINDNNKIIFQLRTDNKKWGLPGGSIELGEKVEETAIREVKEETGLLISLKDLKLFGVFSGERQHYVYPNRDEVYNVVTVFTTSVYSGQLCMDNKESMFLQFFALDKLPI; via the coding sequence ATGAATAATTATATACTTAAACTAAGAAAAATAGTCGGTCAAAGGCCACTTATACAATGTGGAGCATGTATAATTATAAATGATAACAACAAAATTATATTTCAATTAAGAACTGACAATAAAAAATGGGGTTTACCTGGTGGATCAATAGAATTAGGGGAAAAAGTTGAAGAAACTGCTATTAGGGAAGTGAAAGAAGAAACAGGTTTGTTAATAAGTTTAAAAGATTTAAAATTATTTGGCGTTTTTTCAGGTGAAAGACAGCACTATGTATATCCTAATAGAGATGAAGTATATAATGTTGTCACTGTATTTACAACAAGCGTATATAGTGGTCAATTATGTATGGATAATAAAGAAAGTATGTTTTTACAATTCTTTGCACTTGATAAACTACCAATTTAA